The Chlamydia sp. 04-14 DNA window TTACCTGGTGTGCTTATAAGAAAAGACGCTGGGCATTAAAACCCTTCATCTTATCCATACTTTCATTCTCTATTCTCTGTCCGGAAGTGTGTAATGAAGTGGGTTGGTTTGCTGCAGAAATGGGAAGACAGCCTTGGGTAGTTTATGGTTTATTAAAAACTAGCGATGCTGTTTCTCCTATAATACGTGGAGGTCAGGTTGTTCAGACTCTTATTTTATTTAGTTTAGTGTTTGTTTGTCTCTTATCTTTATTCCTCTTTCTTTTATGGAAGAAAATACAACGAGGACCCGATCAAAACGATCTTAATGAGGTGGAAGTATGATCATGGATTTTTCTTTAGCTTCACTATTGCCGATAGCTTGGTATGTTATATTAGTAGTTGCAGTGTTTGCCTACTCTTTAGGAGATGGTTTTGATTTAGGTTTAAGTGCAATTTACTTCATGTCTCGCGCTGATGAGGAACGGCGTACGTTACTTAATTCTATAGGGCCTGTTTGGGATGGTAATGAAGTGTGGCTCATTATTATTTTTGGGGGACTTTTTGCAGGATTTCCACCGGCCTATGGCGCATTATTATCGATTTTTTATATGCCAATATGGACATTAGTTTTGCTCTATATCTTCCGAGGATGTTCTTTAGAATTTCGTAGTAAAGCAGAATCCACAAAGTGGAAAGCATTCTGGGATATTGTTTTTTGTATATCAGGAATCGCTATTAGCTTTTTCTTAGGGGTTTTAGTGGGAAATATGATTTTAGGATTGCCTATAGCGCCTACAACCCCATATTCTTCTTTATCTTGGGTGCTATTTTTCCGTCCTTACACATTACTCTGCGGTGCTCTTGTTGTTAGTGCTTTCGCAATTCATGGAGCTACTTTTGTTTTAATGAAGACTACTGGAGAGTTGCAACAGCGGATCATTAAGCGTTTCTCTTATGTTTTATCCGCATTTTTAGTTGTTTATCTTCTCTTGATCGGTGCTACTCTTGCTGTGATACCGCAGACAAAGGGATACTCTTTTCAGGTAGGAAGTTTTAATGGAGTTCCTACATACCCTATATTGATATTGTTGCTCGCTATGACTTTAGGAAGTTGTCTAGCAACTAAGACTTGCATATCTAGGAAACGCTACGGCTGTGCCTTTCTCTATTCTTCGTTGAATTTACTTCTATTAATACTATCGACGGTAACTTTAGTTTTTCCAAATATTCTATTTTCTACTGTAGATCCTGAGCATAGCTATACTATTTACAATACAGCAGCAAGTACAAAAACATTACAGAGTCTTTTGGTCATCGTACTTGTAGGTTTGCCGTTCATTATAGCCTATGGAGTGTATATCTATCGTGTTTTCAGAGGTAAAACCGATTTCCCTTCTGTGTATTAGAGAGTTTTAGGGATGACTTGTTTTTACTCATTACAAAAACTCTAAAATTTTTATAACATGCTTCCTATTTTTTGTTTTTAGGTTGCATTTATGTGGAAGTACTGGGTTTTCTTATTTATATTTTCTCCGCTGAGTTTATGTTTCGGAGAGTATAAGCCTTATGAGGAACTGTGGCTATCTTCTGAAAATAGTATTTCTGGTTCCTCTACAATTGTCGAAACTTCTGGAAAACTTCTTGTTGTTTGGCAAGAGAGCAACAAACTCGTAGGAAGGTATTGCGATCAGGGATTATGGTCGGAATCTAGAGAGATTTTCCCTCAGGAATCTGGGAGTTTTTCTAACCCCGTATTGGTGAGAATTAGCTCTCAGGAAATATGGTTGTTCTATAGAAAACAACTTTTTGGAGAGAGCGTGAGTCGTCCTTATCTAGCTTTCTCTTTCAATGCGGGGAAAAATTGGTCCGAACATAGACTCTTACCTCCTGGGTTAGAGGGGACAACAAGAAATCCTCCTTATGTGGATAGAATAAGAAATCAAATATATATTCCCTCGTACAGTATCTATGGGATGCTAACAGATCAGGAGCTTGTAGGAGCTTCTTGGGTAGAAATTTATAATTTCTGTTCTCAATCTTGGGAAGGGCGTTTTGGCCCTATTTTAGGAAAGACAAGAAATCAAGTTCCTATAGAACCTGCTATTGTATCTTTAACATCAAACAAACTGGCGCTTTTTTGTAGAAATGCTTCTGTAGAAGAAAATTATATCTGCATGTCAACATCAACAAATCGTGGAACTTCTTGGTCAAAATTAAAGAACCTTCCTTGGCGAAGTTATAATAGTAGTATTGCTGTTCAATCGGGGAGAAGTGGGAGATTATTTCTTTTTGCTAATAGTGCCCCTAATGGAGAGGGACTAACATGCTTTCCTTCATATAACGAAGGATTAACTTGGAATCATCCTAAGCTTATTGATGCGGATTACAGCGTAGATCCTTGTGCATATTTAGATAAACAAGGGTATATGCATATTGTCTATACTGGTAAGGATATTTCGGGTAATCAGCGTATTAAATACTATAGAGTTGAAGAAGAAGCTCTACTTTTAAATTATCCTGCATATTGGATCACTGACAGTTTAAAGGAGAGCGTAAGAGAGTAGTTTAAGAAATAACTTCTTTAATATTGATTACGTAATAAGCTGGAAAAGCAAAATGATTATTTGGACGAGGTAAACATTCCACAGAAACTCTCTTTCCTAACCATTTCTCTAGGTCTATTTTTGTTGCATAGACAAAGGCTATAGTATTTTCCTTATCTTTAAGTAAGTAATCACCAGGATTGTTTTTTACAACATGGGGATAAACTTCCAGTTCTCCAACAAAAGTTTGTTTCTTCTTTTTTTCTTCTTCATAGAAAGCATCTTGAGTAAGCTTTTTAGCATTTTCTTGTGGCTGCATGCTTGCCCAAATTTTAAATAAGGAACATTCAAGACTTTCTCTTCCTTGAGTTTTTGGAGAGGTCTTAATTACTGTTTGCTTGCGGATATGACGAGATAATAAAGATCCGGTAGTTGCAGGCTTTTCCGTACTGTAAAAAGTATCAGAAGAACTGGATGCTTGTTGTTTCCCGATTGCCTTATCTTGACTTGCTAGAGATTTTGAAAGATAGGTATCTTGGATCTCCTCTAAAGCTTTTTGTATTAATGGCTGCAAACCGGGGACATCATTGAATTCTTCAGATTGTACAAGATTGATTTTTTTATAAATTGCTTCTAAGTCAACGGAATCTAGAGTTTTTTTCAACTCATCTTGAGCGAATTTCACAGCAGAATCTAGTAAGTCTAAAGCGATTTTCTTTTGACCTTCTCTATGTTTATAAAGATCTATAGAACCTTTTTGAGAAACAAAATTTTTAGCAACATAGAAAGCGCACTGACTAGGTAGGGCAATCTCTAACCACTTTCCTTGTGGCTGACTCGACGTTGCTTGAATTTCTGTGCCTCGAGATAAACGTACAAGTACGGGAGCGGATGTTGAGGGTTCTAAGCGTACATTTACTTGCTCACC harbors:
- a CDS encoding exo-alpha-sialidase — encoded protein: MWKYWVFLFIFSPLSLCFGEYKPYEELWLSSENSISGSSTIVETSGKLLVVWQESNKLVGRYCDQGLWSESREIFPQESGSFSNPVLVRISSQEIWLFYRKQLFGESVSRPYLAFSFNAGKNWSEHRLLPPGLEGTTRNPPYVDRIRNQIYIPSYSIYGMLTDQELVGASWVEIYNFCSQSWEGRFGPILGKTRNQVPIEPAIVSLTSNKLALFCRNASVEENYICMSTSTNRGTSWSKLKNLPWRSYNSSIAVQSGRSGRLFLFANSAPNGEGLTCFPSYNEGLTWNHPKLIDADYSVDPCAYLDKQGYMHIVYTGKDISGNQRIKYYRVEEEALLLNYPAYWITDSLKESVRE
- the cydB gene encoding cytochrome d ubiquinol oxidase subunit II — its product is MDFSLASLLPIAWYVILVVAVFAYSLGDGFDLGLSAIYFMSRADEERRTLLNSIGPVWDGNEVWLIIIFGGLFAGFPPAYGALLSIFYMPIWTLVLLYIFRGCSLEFRSKAESTKWKAFWDIVFCISGIAISFFLGVLVGNMILGLPIAPTTPYSSLSWVLFFRPYTLLCGALVVSAFAIHGATFVLMKTTGELQQRIIKRFSYVLSAFLVVYLLLIGATLAVIPQTKGYSFQVGSFNGVPTYPILILLLAMTLGSCLATKTCISRKRYGCAFLYSSLNLLLLILSTVTLVFPNILFSTVDPEHSYTIYNTAASTKTLQSLLVIVLVGLPFIIAYGVYIYRVFRGKTDFPSVY
- a CDS encoding SH3 domain-containing protein, translated to MRTLSISMLLFTIGSGISSASLHAAPSVSKTPVAQMDKSSFSPFTGEIKGNRVRLRLAPHVDSSIIKELSKGDYIAVIGESKDYYIVAAPEGLKGYVFRTFVLDNVIEGEQVNVRLEPSTSAPVLVRLSRGTEIQATSSQPQGKWLEIALPSQCAFYVAKNFVSQKGSIDLYKHREGQKKIALDLLDSAVKFAQDELKKTLDSVDLEAIYKKINLVQSEEFNDVPGLQPLIQKALEEIQDTYLSKSLASQDKAIGKQQASSSSDTFYSTEKPATTGSLLSRHIRKQTVIKTSPKTQGRESLECSLFKIWASMQPQENAKKLTQDAFYEEEKKKKQTFVGELEVYPHVVKNNPGDYLLKDKENTIAFVYATKIDLEKWLGKRVSVECLPRPNNHFAFPAYYVINIKEVIS